Proteins co-encoded in one Capsicum annuum cultivar UCD-10X-F1 chromosome 9, UCD10Xv1.1, whole genome shotgun sequence genomic window:
- the LOC107842182 gene encoding uncharacterized protein LOC107842182, with protein sequence MNFLNSILERVSTRLPILFYAATWTTLLTIIVAVASFSPEFAFVSAITPSSSFSQACHDERGHVRIPLDLPLEVFCFPNDMFKRSKMDLIVPPIFAATIVAVSAYVVKALALWEVDDQHNQF encoded by the coding sequence ATGAACTTCTTGAACTCAATTCTTGAAAGAGTCTCTACAAGGCTACCAATATTATTCTATGCAGCAACATGGACAACCTTATTAACAATAATAGTAGCGGTGGCTTCATTTTCTCCAGAATTTGCTTTTGTTTCCGCGATAACGCCATCATCTTCCTTCTCTCAAGCTTGTCATGATGAAAGAGGACATGTGAGAATTCCATTGGATTTACCATTAGAGGTTTTTTGTTTCCCTAATGACATGTTTAAAAGGTCTAAAATGGATTTGATAGTTCCTCCTATTTTTGCTGCTACTATTGTGGCTGTATCTGCTTATGTTGTTAAAGCTTTGGCTTTGTGGGAAGTTGATGATCAACATAatcaattttga